One genomic region from Thermoleptolyngbya sichuanensis A183 encodes:
- a CDS encoding glycosyltransferase family 4 protein, producing the protein MSFEFPKPLPQVPWHPMRIVMLSSTFPYPPTRGGTEVRTFHLLRWLAQRHEVTLLTQRVNATGLEVLAEGAEPPMSVDADLAALAATGARVVCFPLGRLAEQSLRESPQDDFPGDSFRNSLGKLMRLGRSHLWGIPPNVAFRHSPALQAWVDDAVQQRRFDVLTCEHGANAVYVRPEFQRRVRTVLNAHSFAVGWTRAELVLGVSANPWRDRLYLPTIERYERRFRQQFSRVVVTTAEDRQQFLDFLLGPDSAAANADPDWVQVVPNGIDLAAFLPRAADPGGYRLVFAGAMDAPHNIDAVCFFAEAVLPLVRSRYSEVTFCIAGARPAAAVRALGQHPGVQVMGAVAEMGAVLREATVCVLPLRLGFGIKNKTLEAMAVGVPIVGSDRALEGLPIEGAESLALRANTPTEYAGAIARLFDSPTLRHQLSQRARALVETDYTWETVGQQYERALMEPSPVAKPWHP; encoded by the coding sequence GTGTCTTTTGAATTCCCTAAACCCCTGCCCCAAGTCCCCTGGCATCCCATGCGGATCGTGATGCTGTCTTCAACCTTTCCCTATCCGCCGACTCGCGGCGGGACAGAGGTGCGAACCTTCCACCTGCTGCGATGGCTGGCGCAACGGCACGAGGTGACCCTGCTGACGCAGCGGGTGAATGCGACCGGTTTGGAAGTGTTGGCTGAAGGTGCGGAACCCCCGATGAGCGTGGATGCTGATCTGGCGGCACTGGCAGCAACGGGCGCAAGGGTGGTGTGTTTTCCCCTGGGACGACTCGCGGAGCAATCCCTAAGGGAATCGCCTCAGGACGATTTTCCGGGCGACTCATTTCGCAATTCCCTGGGCAAGCTGATGCGACTGGGGCGATCGCACCTCTGGGGCATTCCGCCGAACGTGGCCTTTCGCCATAGCCCCGCGCTGCAAGCCTGGGTGGATGACGCAGTGCAGCAGCGCCGATTTGACGTGCTGACCTGCGAGCATGGCGCAAATGCGGTGTACGTGCGGCCGGAGTTTCAGCGGCGGGTGCGGACGGTGCTAAATGCCCACAGCTTTGCCGTCGGCTGGACGCGGGCCGAACTGGTGCTGGGCGTGTCGGCCAATCCCTGGCGCGATCGCCTTTACTTGCCGACAATCGAGCGCTACGAGCGACGGTTTCGGCAACAGTTTTCCCGCGTGGTGGTGACGACGGCGGAAGATCGGCAGCAGTTTTTGGATTTTTTGTTGGGGCCCGATTCTGCCGCTGCCAATGCCGACCCCGACTGGGTACAGGTGGTGCCAAATGGGATTGATTTGGCAGCCTTTTTGCCTCGCGCGGCCGATCCGGGGGGATATCGGCTGGTGTTCGCAGGGGCGATGGATGCGCCGCATAATATCGACGCAGTGTGTTTTTTTGCTGAAGCGGTATTACCATTAGTGCGATCGCGCTATTCTGAAGTCACTTTTTGCATTGCGGGGGCGCGTCCGGCAGCCGCAGTGCGGGCGCTGGGGCAGCATCCTGGCGTGCAGGTGATGGGCGCGGTTGCAGAGATGGGTGCAGTGTTGCGGGAAGCAACGGTGTGTGTGCTGCCGCTGCGGCTGGGGTTTGGCATTAAAAACAAAACCCTGGAAGCGATGGCGGTGGGTGTTCCTATTGTGGGGAGCGATCGCGCTCTGGAGGGGTTGCCCATCGAGGGGGCGGAGTCGCTGGCGCTGCGGGCCAACACGCCGACGGAATATGCAGGGGCGATCGCCCGTCTGTTTGATAGCCCTACGCTGCGGCATCAGTTGTCTCAGCGGGCCCGTGCCCTAGTGGAGACCGACTACACCTGGGAAACGGTCGGTCAGCAGTACGAGCGGGCGCTGATGGAGCCGTCGCCCGTTGCGAAACCCTGGCATCCTTGA
- a CDS encoding SRPBCC domain-containing protein, with the protein MPTLYAKTEINAPRSHVWQVLMDKHQWFRWNTFFYDLSPDRPFRQGKTVRLSIKRVMGEEETQIEPLVTLVQPSVCLSLRYTAPGFRSEHWFELQDLGGDRTQYLHRETLSGTLTTLLLPFIRRDEQHGLRRMAQELKRYAEQG; encoded by the coding sequence ATGCCCACGCTCTATGCCAAAACGGAAATCAACGCGCCGCGATCGCACGTCTGGCAAGTGCTGATGGACAAACACCAGTGGTTTCGCTGGAACACCTTTTTCTACGACCTGTCGCCCGATCGCCCCTTTCGCCAGGGCAAAACCGTGCGCTTGTCCATTAAGCGCGTCATGGGCGAAGAAGAAACCCAGATCGAGCCGCTGGTCACGCTGGTGCAGCCGTCGGTTTGTCTGAGCCTGCGCTACACCGCGCCCGGATTTCGCAGCGAACACTGGTTTGAACTGCAAGACCTAGGGGGCGATCGCACGCAATATCTCCACCGCGAAACCCTCTCTGGCACGCTGACCACCCTGCTGCTGCCGTTTATCCGTCGGGACGAACAGCACGGGCTGCGACGCATGGCGCAGGAGCTAAAGCGCTACGCCGAGCAAGGGTAG
- a CDS encoding M16 family metallopeptidase, with translation MTPIPTVLEASKPPRLNAPTVHRLPDGLTIVAEQIPVEAVNLSLWLGVGSAVETDAINGVAHFLEHMVFKGTARLQSGEFERLIEQRGAVTNAATSQDYTHYYITTAPQDFAALAPHQIEVVLNAAIPDEAFERERHVILEEIRRANDNPQRRTFYRAMEMTFGRSPYRRPVLGPASVIEALTAQQMRDFHQTWYQPQSMTAVAVGNLPVEQLVEIVAEGFAQTQAHRAQPAPSTLQEPLHTEPEPPFQSIHRYEQTDPTLQQARLVMTWRVPGMDSLPQTYALDVLASVLSQGRTSRLVRDLREDRRLVSGISASNMTYTHQGVFYISAQLPAENLDDVEAAIAQHIRRLQSEPVTDFEIQRIRTLVANRFIFGNETPGDRAGLYGYYHSVVGDLQPALLYPTHIQSVEAADLMAAAQQYLSADAYSVVILKPEA, from the coding sequence ATGACTCCAATTCCGACTGTGCTAGAGGCGAGCAAACCGCCTCGTCTCAATGCGCCAACGGTTCACCGACTCCCCGATGGGTTAACCATTGTTGCCGAACAAATTCCCGTAGAGGCCGTGAACCTGAGCCTGTGGCTGGGGGTGGGGTCTGCGGTTGAAACAGATGCCATCAACGGCGTGGCGCATTTTCTGGAGCATATGGTGTTTAAGGGCACGGCCCGGCTCCAGAGTGGCGAATTTGAGCGGCTGATCGAACAGCGCGGTGCAGTCACCAATGCCGCCACCAGCCAGGACTACACCCATTACTACATCACCACGGCTCCGCAGGATTTTGCAGCGCTGGCCCCGCACCAAATCGAGGTGGTGCTAAACGCTGCGATTCCCGATGAAGCCTTTGAGCGAGAGCGCCATGTGATTTTGGAAGAAATTCGCCGGGCAAACGACAATCCCCAGCGGCGCACGTTCTACCGGGCGATGGAAATGACCTTTGGGCGATCGCCCTATCGCCGCCCGGTTCTTGGCCCTGCGTCTGTGATTGAGGCGCTCACGGCGCAGCAGATGCGCGATTTTCACCAGACCTGGTATCAGCCGCAATCCATGACTGCCGTAGCAGTCGGCAATTTGCCCGTCGAGCAATTGGTGGAGATCGTCGCGGAGGGCTTCGCGCAGACCCAGGCGCATCGGGCCCAGCCGGCCCCCTCAACGCTGCAAGAACCACTGCACACCGAGCCGGAGCCGCCGTTCCAGTCCATCCATCGCTACGAGCAGACCGACCCCACTCTCCAGCAAGCCCGACTGGTGATGACCTGGCGCGTGCCAGGGATGGACAGCCTGCCCCAGACCTACGCGCTAGACGTGCTGGCATCGGTGCTGTCGCAGGGACGAACCTCGCGGCTAGTGCGCGATCTGCGGGAAGATCGGCGGCTGGTGTCGGGCATTTCTGCCAGCAACATGACCTACACCCATCAGGGCGTATTTTACATTTCTGCCCAGTTGCCCGCTGAGAATCTAGACGACGTGGAAGCAGCGATCGCCCAGCATATTCGTCGCCTGCAAAGCGAACCCGTCACCGACTTCGAGATTCAGCGCATCCGCACACTGGTCGCCAACCGCTTTATCTTTGGCAACGAAACACCGGGCGATCGCGCCGGACTCTATGGCTACTATCATTCTGTCGTGGGCGATTTGCAGCCCGCCCTGCTCTATCCCACGCACATTCAGTCCGTCGAGGCTGCCGACCTGATGGCTGCGGCTCAGCAATACCTCTCTGCCGATGCCTACAGCGTAGTCATCCTCAAGCCCGAAGCCTGA
- a CDS encoding fructosamine kinase family protein, translated as MWNAIADHIRQVTGAPLGSLRQRPVGGGSINQGYALTDERHAYFVKLNQAARVAMFEAEALGLRQMAATHTIRVPQPLCWGTADGSAYLVLEWLDFGYGTHRSWAEMGRNLAAMHRVTSDRGFGWDLDNTIGSTPQPNPWTASWVDFWAEHRIGYQLHLAKKRGGHFPEGDRLLDAIPKLLQGHDPQPSLVHGDLWSGNAAVTQLEEPVIFDPATYFGDREVDLAMTELFGSFPNDFYRAYNEAFPLEPGYAQRKTLYNLYHILNHFNLFGSGYEGQARRMMEGLLRLA; from the coding sequence ATGTGGAATGCGATCGCCGACCATATCCGCCAAGTCACCGGAGCGCCACTGGGCAGCCTGCGCCAGCGTCCCGTCGGCGGCGGCAGCATCAACCAGGGCTATGCGCTGACAGATGAGCGCCACGCCTATTTCGTCAAGCTGAACCAGGCGGCTCGCGTGGCGATGTTTGAGGCAGAAGCTCTGGGCCTGCGCCAGATGGCAGCCACCCACACGATTCGCGTGCCGCAGCCGCTCTGTTGGGGCACGGCGGACGGCTCGGCATATCTGGTGCTGGAGTGGCTAGATTTTGGCTATGGCACGCACCGCAGTTGGGCGGAGATGGGGCGAAATCTGGCGGCGATGCACCGGGTCACGAGCGATCGCGGCTTTGGCTGGGATCTGGACAATACCATCGGCTCTACGCCCCAGCCCAACCCCTGGACCGCAAGCTGGGTCGATTTTTGGGCAGAGCATCGCATCGGCTACCAGCTTCATCTGGCAAAAAAGCGCGGGGGTCACTTTCCAGAGGGCGATCGCCTGCTAGACGCAATTCCCAAACTGCTGCAAGGGCACGATCCCCAGCCCTCCTTGGTACACGGCGATTTGTGGTCGGGCAATGCGGCCGTTACCCAGCTAGAGGAACCCGTGATTTTTGACCCAGCGACCTACTTTGGCGATCGCGAAGTCGATCTGGCCATGACGGAACTCTTCGGCAGCTTCCCCAATGATTTCTACCGCGCCTACAACGAAGCCTTTCCCCTGGAACCGGGCTATGCCCAGCGCAAAACGCTCTACAACCTTTACCACATCCTGAATCATTTCAACCTCTTCGGCAGCGGCTATGAGGGCCAGGCGCGGCGGATGATGGAGGGGCTGCTGAGGTTGGCTTAA
- a CDS encoding amylo-alpha-1,6-glucosidase has protein sequence MDFLDTREWLLTNGLGSFASGTVADAHTRTYHGWLFAAVSPPGQRTLLLSRVEAYLDVAGKGYPLGTNYWGSGSVSPVGYKLLQSFSIDPVPTWVWGTSNWTLTREILMTHGLLPNPDGKPEPRLRHQVYIRYRYAGREPAWVNLRPLVGDRNFHHQQHHSPESGPGLQFSQLVEPNRVSIQATRGNWVGTSWQLSWSQGDYYPDGTWYWDYRYPEETRRGLGDREDLYSPGHLAILLHPGQSLVLEARVRIINPLRPFVPPSNETFETAFQAEQARLRQVFAPMLKPIDRGRSPTVTFAAPHLSPTESMLAALLRASDQFIAHRASICGPTVIAGYHWFSDWGRDTLIALPGLCLTTQRFDLARGLLESFGKYCQGGLIPNTFPDNGAHPIYNSIDAALWWVEVLGLYLEASQDWDFLVQQYPVVRQIHKSFATGTSYNIRIDAMDGLVTWEHPGFALTWMDAVVNGEPATPRQGKCVEINALWYSALCWAERWATWLAEKGINGEEPANYANHARRYGQQAEQVKASLQKFWNGRLAYLYDLIDPGDSPNTQIRPNAVIALSLTHCGFSDLQGKKALVTARDRLLTPYGLRSLDPGDPHYVGRYIGDPVHRDHAYHQGTVWSWLIGPFIRAWQRFYPGEALPWDAQPLLDHFANQACLGSISEIFDGDPPHDPQGAIAQAWSVAELVRHWNDLGVGR, from the coding sequence ATGGATTTTCTCGACACTCGCGAATGGCTCCTGACCAACGGCCTGGGCAGCTTTGCCAGCGGCACGGTTGCCGACGCGCACACCCGTACCTATCACGGATGGCTGTTTGCGGCAGTGTCGCCACCGGGCCAGCGGACGCTACTGCTGTCGCGGGTGGAAGCCTACCTGGATGTGGCAGGCAAGGGCTACCCGCTGGGCACAAACTACTGGGGCAGTGGGTCGGTGTCGCCAGTAGGCTACAAGCTGCTGCAATCTTTTTCGATTGACCCCGTGCCGACGTGGGTGTGGGGCACGTCAAACTGGACGCTGACCCGCGAAATTTTGATGACGCACGGGCTGTTGCCCAATCCCGACGGCAAGCCCGAACCCCGATTGCGACATCAAGTTTACATTCGCTATCGCTATGCCGGCCGGGAGCCTGCCTGGGTTAACCTGCGACCGCTGGTGGGCGATCGCAACTTTCACCATCAGCAGCACCACAGCCCAGAGTCCGGACCCGGCCTGCAATTCTCGCAACTGGTGGAACCCAACCGCGTGTCGATCCAGGCGACGCGGGGCAACTGGGTGGGCACGTCCTGGCAACTGAGTTGGAGCCAGGGCGACTATTATCCCGACGGGACGTGGTATTGGGATTATCGCTATCCCGAAGAGACGCGGCGCGGTCTGGGCGATCGCGAGGATTTGTACAGTCCGGGGCATCTGGCAATACTGCTCCATCCGGGGCAAAGTCTGGTGCTGGAGGCCCGCGTCCGCATCATCAACCCACTGCGGCCCTTCGTGCCGCCCAGCAATGAGACGTTTGAAACCGCGTTCCAGGCAGAGCAGGCGCGACTCAGACAAGTCTTTGCGCCGATGCTGAAGCCGATCGACCGGGGGCGATCGCCCACCGTTACCTTCGCCGCGCCCCATCTCAGCCCCACAGAATCCATGCTGGCAGCCCTGCTCCGCGCCAGCGATCAGTTCATCGCCCATCGCGCCTCCATCTGCGGCCCGACGGTAATCGCGGGCTACCACTGGTTTAGCGACTGGGGCCGCGACACGCTGATCGCCTTGCCGGGGCTATGTCTAACAACGCAGCGATTTGACCTGGCGCGGGGGCTGCTGGAATCCTTTGGTAAATACTGCCAGGGCGGTCTGATTCCCAATACCTTCCCAGACAACGGCGCACACCCAATTTACAACAGCATCGACGCGGCGCTGTGGTGGGTCGAGGTTTTGGGCCTCTACCTGGAAGCCAGCCAAGACTGGGACTTTTTGGTGCAGCAATATCCTGTCGTCCGGCAAATTCACAAGTCCTTCGCCACGGGCACGTCCTACAATATCCGCATCGACGCGATGGACGGGCTAGTGACCTGGGAGCATCCCGGTTTTGCGCTGACCTGGATGGATGCGGTGGTGAATGGTGAACCCGCCACGCCGCGCCAGGGCAAATGCGTGGAAATCAACGCGCTGTGGTATTCGGCGCTGTGCTGGGCGGAGCGCTGGGCCACCTGGCTGGCGGAAAAAGGCATCAACGGCGAGGAACCCGCCAACTATGCCAACCACGCCCGCCGCTATGGGCAGCAGGCCGAACAGGTAAAGGCATCGCTGCAAAAGTTTTGGAACGGGCGACTGGCCTACCTCTATGACCTGATCGACCCCGGCGACAGTCCCAATACGCAAATTCGCCCCAACGCGGTGATTGCCCTCTCGCTCACCCACTGTGGCTTTTCTGATCTGCAAGGCAAAAAGGCGCTGGTCACCGCCCGCGATCGCCTCTTGACCCCCTACGGACTGCGATCGCTCGACCCTGGCGACCCCCACTACGTCGGCCGCTACATCGGCGACCCCGTGCATCGCGACCACGCCTATCACCAGGGGACGGTTTGGAGCTGGCTGATCGGCCCCTTCATCCGGGCGTGGCAGCGGTTTTATCCCGGTGAAGCGCTGCCCTGGGATGCCCAGCCTCTGCTCGACCACTTTGCAAACCAGGCCTGCCTCGGCTCCATTTCTGAGATCTTTGACGGCGACCCGCCGCACGATCCGCAAGGGGCGATCGCCCAGGCCTGGTCTGTTGCCGAACTGGTCAGGCATTGGAATGACCTGGGAGTGGGACGTTAG
- a CDS encoding peroxiredoxin, translating to MTHSTECLRVGQAAPDFTAEAVVDQEFKTIKLSDYRGKYVVLFFYPLDFTFVCPTEITAFSDRHADFKAINTEILGVSVDSVFSHLAWIQTDRKSGGVGDLNYPLVADIKKEVSAAYNVLDPEAGVALRGLFIIDKDGIIQHATINNLAFGRNVDETLRVLQAIQYVQSHPDEVCPANWKPGDATMNPDPVKSKDFFAAV from the coding sequence ATGACTCACAGCACCGAATGTCTTCGCGTTGGTCAAGCAGCACCTGACTTTACTGCCGAAGCGGTGGTCGATCAAGAATTTAAGACCATCAAGCTGTCTGACTATCGCGGCAAATATGTCGTTCTGTTCTTCTATCCTCTGGACTTCACCTTTGTCTGCCCGACGGAAATCACCGCTTTTAGCGATCGCCATGCCGATTTCAAAGCCATCAACACCGAAATCCTGGGCGTATCAGTAGACAGCGTGTTCTCTCACCTCGCCTGGATTCAGACCGACCGCAAGAGCGGCGGCGTGGGCGACCTAAACTATCCGCTGGTGGCAGACATCAAGAAAGAAGTGAGCGCTGCCTACAACGTGCTAGACCCCGAAGCAGGCGTTGCGCTGCGCGGTCTGTTCATCATCGACAAAGACGGCATTATTCAGCACGCCACCATCAACAACCTCGCCTTTGGTCGCAACGTGGATGAAACCCTCCGCGTGCTGCAAGCGATCCAGTATGTGCAGTCTCACCCCGATGAAGTGTGCCCTGCCAACTGGAAGCCCGGCGATGCCACGATGAATCCCGACCCTGTGAAGTCGAAGGATTTCTTCGCCGCTGTGTAG
- the rimM gene encoding ribosome maturation factor RimM (Essential for efficient processing of 16S rRNA) — MASEPAKSTDAQSTDAQSTNATDPDTEWMEVGRIVGAQGLKGEVRVYPDSDFPERFLEPGTRWLQGPGEATPRSVKLVAGRLLAGKNLYVVKFAEVGDRTQAEALRGAVMLVPAGDRLPLEEDEFHVRDLIGLEVWHQVTQTQVGTVTDLIAAGNDLLEVKLLAPQGKTTTVLIPFVRAIVPVVDLPSRRLEITPPDGLLP; from the coding sequence ATGGCATCGGAACCTGCTAAATCCACAGACGCTCAATCTACAGACGCTCAATCTACAAACGCTACAGACCCAGACACGGAGTGGATGGAGGTTGGGCGCATCGTCGGGGCGCAGGGCCTCAAAGGCGAAGTGCGCGTTTATCCCGATTCCGATTTTCCAGAGCGGTTTTTGGAACCGGGGACGCGCTGGCTGCAAGGGCCAGGAGAAGCCACGCCCCGGTCGGTCAAGCTGGTCGCAGGGCGCTTGCTGGCAGGCAAGAATCTGTACGTCGTGAAGTTTGCCGAGGTGGGCGATCGCACTCAGGCAGAGGCGCTGCGCGGCGCGGTGATGCTGGTTCCGGCGGGCGATCGCCTGCCCCTAGAAGAAGACGAGTTCCACGTCCGCGACCTGATCGGGCTGGAAGTCTGGCACCAGGTCACGCAAACCCAAGTGGGCACGGTCACTGACCTGATCGCCGCAGGCAATGATCTGCTAGAAGTGAAACTGTTAGCGCCGCAGGGCAAAACGACCACTGTGCTGATTCCCTTTGTGAGGGCGATCGTGCCCGTGGTCGATTTGCCCAGTCGTCGCCTCGAAATCACCCCACCCGATGGACTCCTGCCTTGA
- a CDS encoding aspartate aminotransferase family protein encodes MVQELTYPNSPCGSATDMEAFWMPFTANRQFKANPRLFVAAKDMHYTTADGRQVLDGTAGLWCVNAGHCRVKIAEAVSRQVNTMDYAPAFQMGHPGAFQLADRLAKMLPGDLDHVFFANSGSEAVESALKIAIAYHRAKGDGTRQRLIGRERGYHGVNFGGISVGGIPTVRKFFGGLLTGVDHLPHTHSLEHNAFSKGQPAWGAHLADDLERIVALHDASNIAAVIVEPVAGSTGVLIPPVGYLQRLREICDKYGILLIFDEVITGFGRLGAPFAADYFGVLPDMITVAKGITNGTVPMGAVFVRKHIYDAFMHGPENAIELFHGYTYSGHPVACAAALATLDVYEEDGLFQRANDLSGYWQDALHSLKGLPHVIDVRNLGLVGGIELESIPGRPTARAFDVFVRAYEQGLLIRTTGDIIALSPPLMIEKRHIDQMVSMLTDLLKATA; translated from the coding sequence ATGGTGCAAGAATTAACCTACCCCAATTCCCCTTGCGGCAGCGCTACAGACATGGAAGCGTTCTGGATGCCGTTTACTGCTAATCGACAGTTTAAGGCAAATCCTCGACTGTTTGTCGCCGCAAAGGATATGCACTACACGACCGCCGATGGGCGGCAGGTACTGGATGGCACGGCGGGACTGTGGTGCGTCAATGCCGGACATTGCCGCGTCAAAATTGCCGAAGCCGTCAGCCGCCAGGTCAACACGATGGACTATGCTCCAGCGTTTCAGATGGGGCATCCGGGCGCGTTTCAACTGGCGGATCGGCTGGCGAAGATGCTGCCGGGGGATCTCGACCATGTGTTTTTCGCCAACTCTGGGTCTGAGGCGGTGGAATCGGCGCTGAAAATTGCGATCGCCTATCATCGGGCTAAGGGCGACGGCACTCGCCAGCGGCTGATCGGGCGCGAGCGCGGCTATCACGGGGTCAACTTTGGCGGCATCTCCGTCGGCGGCATTCCCACGGTTCGCAAATTCTTCGGCGGGCTGCTGACGGGCGTAGACCACCTGCCCCACACCCACAGCCTGGAACACAATGCCTTCAGCAAAGGACAGCCCGCCTGGGGCGCACACCTGGCCGATGACCTAGAGCGGATTGTGGCGCTACACGATGCGTCAAACATTGCCGCTGTGATTGTGGAACCTGTGGCGGGTTCGACGGGCGTGCTGATTCCCCCCGTCGGCTACTTGCAGCGTCTGCGAGAAATTTGCGACAAGTATGGCATTCTGCTGATTTTTGACGAGGTGATTACGGGCTTTGGGCGGCTGGGTGCGCCCTTTGCGGCAGACTATTTTGGCGTGCTGCCAGACATGATCACCGTCGCCAAGGGCATTACCAACGGCACCGTGCCAATGGGAGCAGTTTTCGTCCGCAAGCATATCTACGATGCCTTTATGCACGGGCCCGAAAACGCCATCGAGCTATTCCACGGCTACACGTATTCTGGACATCCGGTGGCCTGCGCGGCGGCCCTAGCGACGCTGGATGTCTACGAAGAAGACGGCCTATTCCAGCGGGCAAACGACCTGTCGGGCTATTGGCAAGACGCGCTGCATTCGCTGAAGGGGCTGCCCCATGTTATCGACGTTCGCAATCTGGGTCTGGTGGGTGGCATCGAGCTAGAGTCGATTCCGGGGAGGCCGACTGCCCGCGCCTTTGATGTGTTTGTGCGGGCCTATGAGCAGGGTCTGTTAATCCGCACCACGGGCGACATTATTGCCCTATCGCCGCCGCTGATGATCGAGAAGCGCCATATTGACCAGATGGTGTCGATGCTGACTGACCTGCTGAAGGCAACGGCTTAG
- a CDS encoding alpha/beta fold hydrolase, with the protein MSKVENKIKAIVLVHGFWADGSCYREIIPTLLAEGYEVVAVQNPLTSLVDDIAATKRALDRIEGNCLLVGHSWGGFVITEIGNDERVLGLVYLAALVPDTGESMMDLMSKYGAPSPHFQEQNGFVWISRKGVEEVLVHDLSEVDQALLYAAQTPPSVSLMAAKASSAAWKQKASWYVLAAEDKAVPPNLQHELSQRMGAETTVVKSSHFPMISYPQDVLNVIRKAATNC; encoded by the coding sequence ATGAGCAAAGTTGAAAACAAAATCAAAGCCATCGTCTTGGTGCATGGTTTTTGGGCGGACGGCTCTTGCTACCGTGAAATCATCCCGACGCTTTTGGCAGAAGGCTATGAAGTTGTTGCCGTTCAAAACCCATTGACTTCTCTAGTAGACGACATTGCAGCTACGAAACGTGCTTTGGATCGGATCGAGGGGAACTGTCTTTTGGTGGGCCATTCATGGGGTGGTTTTGTCATTACCGAAATTGGCAATGACGAACGGGTTTTAGGCTTGGTATATCTTGCTGCACTTGTGCCTGATACTGGTGAATCCATGATGGATTTGATGAGTAAGTACGGCGCTCCATCGCCCCATTTTCAAGAGCAGAATGGCTTCGTTTGGATTTCCAGAAAAGGCGTTGAAGAAGTTTTGGTGCACGATCTTTCGGAAGTAGATCAGGCATTACTATATGCAGCCCAAACTCCGCCCTCCGTTTCTCTGATGGCAGCCAAAGCAAGTTCTGCGGCATGGAAACAAAAGGCAAGCTGGTATGTTTTAGCAGCGGAAGATAAAGCAGTTCCCCCAAATTTGCAGCATGAATTATCTCAACGAATGGGTGCAGAAACGACTGTCGTAAAGTCAAGCCATTTCCCGATGATTTCGTATCCGCAAGATGTTTTGAATGTAATTAGGAAGGCGGCGACAAATTGTTGA
- a CDS encoding exopolysaccharide biosynthesis protein, which yields MARLSTELQRYFFDENPPEKVTLADILNLAGERIFGFLFVLLALPSALPIPAPGYSVPFGILLFLLAVQLIAGRETPWFPEKFKQHALDLKQVQGVLNAGLPWLRRIEALSRPRLTPVCTSLSGRVVIGVAIALMAISMMIPIPLTNTLPAMGIFVTGFGLLDDDGAISLGGLVLCVMGATLTTAVLTFGYTAVRAAIDLFKETVLNLGG from the coding sequence GTGGCTCGACTCTCAACCGAACTGCAACGCTATTTTTTTGACGAAAACCCGCCCGAAAAAGTCACACTTGCCGATATTTTGAACCTAGCGGGTGAGCGAATTTTTGGTTTTTTGTTTGTGCTGCTGGCGCTGCCGTCGGCGCTGCCAATTCCGGCTCCGGGCTATTCTGTCCCCTTCGGGATTCTGCTGTTTTTGCTGGCAGTACAGTTGATTGCGGGGCGAGAAACGCCCTGGTTTCCCGAAAAGTTTAAGCAGCACGCGCTCGATTTGAAGCAGGTGCAGGGCGTGCTAAATGCTGGGCTACCCTGGCTGCGGCGAATTGAAGCGCTGTCTCGTCCCCGACTCACGCCCGTTTGCACGAGCTTGTCGGGGCGCGTGGTGATTGGCGTGGCGATCGCCCTCATGGCCATTTCCATGATGATCCCCATCCCCCTGACCAACACGCTGCCCGCAATGGGCATTTTCGTCACCGGGTTCGGCCTGCTAGACGACGATGGCGCAATCAGCCTGGGTGGACTGGTGCTGTGCGTCATGGGGGCAACGCTGACCACGGCGGTACTCACCTTCGGCTATACCGCCGTCCGCGCCGCGATCGACCTGTTCAAGGAGACCGTGCTTAACCTTGGCGGGTAA